In the Sinorhizobium arboris LMG 14919 genome, one interval contains:
- a CDS encoding sarcosine oxidase subunit alpha, translating into MTGVNRISGAGRLTPARTARFTFDGRTLTALEGDTIASALIANDIHLVGRSFKYHRPRGILSAGAEEPNALLDVSRDAARRQPNVRATVQEVFDGMKVSSQNRWPSLAFDVGGFNDFLSPFFAAGFYYKTFMWPKAAWHRLYEPFIRRAAGLGVAPTEPDPDHYASRYVHCDVLVVGAGAAGLAAALAAAHAGAKVILCDEQPAVGGALHYDSGTVIDGKPGYDWALATGKALAEMDNVTLLTRTTAFGYYNHNFVGLVERVTDHLPAPDKGLPRERLWQVRAKKVILANGAIERHMVFANNDRPGIMLASAGRTYLNHFGVAVGKKVGIYTAHDSAYEAAFDLRKAGVDVPVIVDCRERPGDMVLAEARSLGIEVLSGHSVVNTSGKLRIASISVARNGGGTPRKIAVDALLVSAGWTPSVHLFSQSRGKVAFDAATERFLPGTYAQECLSVGACNGTDDLQATIDEALAAGELAARAAGAEGGEQVAFSGRNAFEWTGGMIGAAEGAGADKTVKAFIDFQHDVCAKDIRLAVREGMHSIEHIKRFTTNGMASDQGKLSNMHGLAIAAEALGKDIPQVGLTTFRQPYTPVTFGTIVSHSRGSLFDPARKTPIHAWEEAYGAEFEDVGNWKRAWFYPKAGENMHEAVARECKTVREVAGVFDASTLGKIEVVGPDAAKFLNLMYTNAWDNLKPGRCRYGIMLRDDGFVYDDGVVGRLAEDRFHVTTTTGGAPRVLHHMEDYLQTEFPHLKVWLTSTTEQWAVIAVQGPKAREIIAPLVEGIDLSNEAFPHMSVAEGRICGVPTRLFRMSFTGELGFEVNVPADYGQAVWEAIWERAEPMGACAYGTETMHVLRAEKGYIIVGQDTDGTVTPDDAGLSWAVSKKKPDFVGIRGMKRPDLVKEGRKQLVGLLTKDPQVVLEEGAQIVADPNEPKPMTMLGHVTSSYWSPNCGRSIALAVVAGGRARLGQTLYVPMADRTIAVEVSDMVFFDKEGGRLHG; encoded by the coding sequence ATGACCGGGGTCAACCGTATTTCCGGCGCCGGGCGCCTGACGCCGGCGCGCACCGCCCGCTTCACCTTCGACGGCCGGACGCTAACGGCGCTCGAGGGCGATACGATCGCCTCGGCACTCATCGCCAACGACATCCATCTCGTCGGCCGCTCGTTCAAATATCACCGTCCGCGCGGCATTCTTTCCGCAGGTGCCGAGGAGCCGAATGCCCTGCTCGACGTTTCGCGCGATGCGGCGCGCCGGCAGCCGAACGTCCGCGCCACGGTGCAGGAAGTCTTCGACGGTATGAAGGTGTCTTCGCAGAACCGCTGGCCGTCGCTCGCCTTCGACGTCGGCGGCTTCAACGATTTCCTCTCGCCGTTCTTCGCGGCGGGCTTCTACTACAAGACCTTCATGTGGCCGAAGGCCGCCTGGCACAGGCTCTACGAGCCCTTCATCCGCCGCGCTGCAGGTCTTGGTGTGGCCCCCACGGAGCCCGATCCGGACCATTATGCAAGCCGCTATGTCCATTGCGACGTGCTGGTGGTCGGCGCCGGCGCTGCCGGACTTGCGGCCGCACTCGCGGCGGCGCATGCCGGTGCGAAGGTGATCCTGTGCGACGAACAGCCGGCCGTCGGCGGCGCCCTGCATTACGACAGCGGCACCGTGATCGACGGCAAGCCCGGCTATGACTGGGCGCTGGCGACGGGCAAGGCGCTTGCGGAGATGGACAATGTCACGCTGCTGACCCGCACGACGGCCTTCGGCTACTACAACCACAATTTCGTCGGCCTCGTCGAGCGTGTGACAGACCACCTCCCGGCGCCCGACAAGGGGCTTCCGCGCGAGCGGTTATGGCAGGTGCGTGCAAAGAAGGTCATTCTCGCCAATGGTGCGATCGAGCGCCACATGGTCTTCGCCAACAACGACCGTCCCGGGATAATGCTCGCCTCGGCGGGCCGCACCTATCTCAACCATTTCGGCGTCGCCGTCGGCAAGAAGGTGGGCATCTATACCGCCCATGATTCCGCCTATGAGGCGGCCTTCGACCTGAGGAAGGCTGGGGTCGACGTTCCCGTGATCGTCGACTGCCGCGAGAGGCCGGGCGACATGGTGCTCGCGGAAGCGCGCAGCCTCGGAATCGAGGTGCTGAGCGGTCACTCGGTCGTCAATACCAGCGGCAAGCTGCGGATCGCCTCCATCAGCGTCGCCCGCAACGGCGGCGGAACACCCCGCAAGATCGCGGTCGACGCTCTGCTCGTCTCGGCCGGCTGGACGCCCTCCGTGCATCTCTTCTCTCAGTCGCGCGGCAAGGTGGCCTTCGACGCGGCGACGGAGCGGTTCCTGCCCGGAACCTATGCGCAGGAATGCCTGTCCGTCGGCGCCTGCAACGGCACAGACGACCTGCAGGCGACGATCGACGAGGCGCTTGCGGCCGGCGAGCTGGCGGCGCGTGCCGCGGGTGCGGAAGGCGGCGAGCAGGTCGCGTTTTCCGGCCGCAACGCCTTTGAATGGACAGGCGGCATGATCGGAGCGGCGGAAGGCGCGGGGGCCGATAAGACGGTTAAGGCCTTTATCGACTTCCAGCACGACGTCTGCGCCAAGGACATCCGTCTCGCGGTGCGCGAGGGGATGCATTCGATCGAGCACATCAAGCGGTTCACCACCAATGGCATGGCTTCCGATCAGGGCAAGCTTTCCAACATGCATGGGCTGGCGATTGCGGCAGAGGCCCTCGGCAAGGACATCCCCCAGGTGGGGCTCACGACCTTCCGTCAGCCCTATACGCCGGTGACCTTCGGAACGATCGTCAGCCACTCGCGCGGAAGCCTCTTCGATCCGGCCCGCAAGACGCCGATCCATGCCTGGGAGGAGGCGTATGGCGCCGAGTTCGAGGATGTCGGCAATTGGAAGCGCGCCTGGTTCTATCCGAAGGCGGGCGAGAACATGCATGAGGCGGTCGCGCGCGAGTGCAAGACCGTTCGTGAAGTGGCCGGCGTCTTCGACGCATCGACCCTCGGCAAGATCGAGGTAGTCGGCCCGGATGCGGCCAAATTCCTGAACCTCATGTACACCAATGCCTGGGACAATCTGAAGCCCGGCCGCTGCCGCTACGGCATCATGCTGCGTGACGACGGCTTCGTCTATGACGACGGCGTCGTCGGCCGGCTTGCGGAGGATCGCTTCCATGTGACGACGACGACCGGCGGCGCGCCGCGCGTCCTGCACCACATGGAGGATTACCTCCAGACGGAGTTCCCGCATCTCAAGGTCTGGCTGACCTCGACGACCGAGCAATGGGCCGTCATCGCCGTGCAGGGTCCGAAGGCGCGCGAGATCATCGCGCCGCTCGTCGAGGGCATCGATCTGTCGAACGAAGCCTTCCCGCATATGAGCGTTGCCGAAGGCCGTATATGTGGCGTGCCGACTAGGCTCTTCCGCATGTCGTTCACCGGCGAGCTCGGCTTCGAGGTGAACGTGCCGGCCGATTACGGACAGGCCGTGTGGGAGGCGATCTGGGAGCGGGCCGAGCCGATGGGCGCCTGCGCCTACGGCACCGAAACGATGCACGTCTTGCGCGCCGAAAAGGGCTACATCATCGTCGGGCAGGACACGGATGGGACCGTCACGCCGGACGACGCCGGCCTCTCCTGGGCGGTTTCGAAGAAGAAGCCGGATTTCGTCGGCATTCGCGGCATGAAGCGGCCGGATCTCGTCAAAGAGGGTCGCAAGCAGCTCGTCGGTCTCCTCACGAAGGACCCGCAGGTGGTGCTGGAGGAAGGGGCGCAGATTGTTGCGGATCCGAACGAACCGAAGCCGATGACCATGCTCGGTCACGTGACCTCGTCCTACTGGTCGCCGAACTGCGGCCGCTCGATCGCGCTCGCAGTCGTCGCCGGCGGCCGCGCGCGCCTTGGTCAGACGCTCTACGTGCCGATGGCCGACCGGACGATCGCCGTCGAGGTGAGCGACATGGTGTTTTTTGACAAGGAAGGAGGTCGCCTCCATGGCTGA
- a CDS encoding sarcosine oxidase subunit delta, whose amino-acid sequence MLLIYCPYCEEDRSELEFRNAGDAHIVRPANIAEISDEEFEEYFFLRQNPKGLIYERWRHIHGCGRFFNAVRDTVSDRFHVTYKAGEPKPDLDAEPKTSETVETYEALEGVAE is encoded by the coding sequence ATGCTTTTGATTTACTGCCCCTATTGCGAGGAAGATCGCTCGGAGCTCGAATTCCGCAATGCCGGCGATGCCCACATCGTGAGGCCGGCCAATATCGCCGAGATCAGCGATGAAGAGTTCGAGGAATATTTCTTCCTCCGTCAGAATCCGAAGGGCCTCATCTATGAGAGATGGCGCCACATCCACGGCTGCGGCCGCTTTTTCAATGCGGTCCGCGACACCGTGAGCGACCGCTTCCATGTAACCTACAAGGCCGGTGAGCCGAAGCCCGACCTCGACGCCGAACCGAAGACGAGCGAAACGGTCGAGACCTACGAGGCGCTGGAAGGAGTGGCAGAATGA
- a CDS encoding sarcosine oxidase subunit beta family protein, which translates to MRKYSVFAVAREALRGHKGWGPHWASPEPRKQYDVIIIGGGGHGLGAAYYLAKEHGITNVAVLEKGWIGGGNTGRNTTIIRSNYLYEESMDIYEHSLKLWENLSQDLNYNVMYSPRGVMMLSHNIHDQQSFRRHINANRLYGIDNEWLTPEQAKAYCPPLDISKTARYPINGAALQRRGGTARHDAVAWGYARAASDRGVHIIQNCEVTGIRRDETGRVTGVETNRGFIGAKKVGISAAGHSSVLMQMADVRVPLQSQPLQALVSEPLKPIFPCVVMSNSVHAYISQSDKGEFVIGAGTDQYNSYSQTGGLQIITHTLDAICELFPMFRRVKMMRQWGGIVDVTQDRSPIQGVTPVSGLYLNAGWGTGGFKATPGSANLFAHLIARGEPHRLAAGLTLERFRTGRLIDEAAAAAVAH; encoded by the coding sequence ATGCGCAAATATTCTGTTTTTGCCGTGGCGCGCGAGGCGCTGCGCGGCCACAAGGGGTGGGGCCCGCATTGGGCTTCGCCGGAGCCGCGCAAGCAATATGACGTGATCATCATCGGCGGCGGCGGCCATGGCCTGGGCGCCGCCTATTATCTCGCCAAGGAGCACGGCATCACCAATGTCGCCGTGCTCGAGAAGGGCTGGATCGGCGGCGGCAATACCGGCCGGAACACGACGATCATCCGGTCCAACTATCTCTATGAAGAGAGCATGGACATCTACGAGCATTCGCTGAAGCTCTGGGAAAACCTTTCGCAGGACCTGAACTACAACGTGATGTATTCGCCGCGCGGCGTGATGATGCTGTCGCACAACATCCATGACCAGCAGTCGTTCAGGCGGCATATCAATGCCAACCGGCTCTATGGCATCGACAATGAATGGCTGACGCCGGAACAGGCGAAGGCCTATTGCCCTCCGCTCGACATATCGAAAACTGCCCGTTACCCGATCAACGGCGCGGCACTGCAGCGTCGTGGCGGCACTGCGCGCCACGACGCAGTCGCCTGGGGATATGCGCGCGCCGCCTCCGACCGCGGCGTCCACATCATTCAGAATTGCGAAGTGACCGGCATCCGCCGCGACGAAACCGGACGCGTGACCGGCGTCGAGACCAATCGCGGCTTTATCGGCGCGAAGAAGGTCGGCATCTCGGCCGCGGGCCATTCATCGGTGTTGATGCAGATGGCGGACGTGCGCGTGCCGCTGCAGAGCCAGCCGCTGCAGGCGCTGGTTTCCGAGCCCCTGAAGCCCATCTTTCCCTGCGTGGTCATGTCGAACTCCGTGCATGCCTATATCTCCCAGTCGGACAAGGGCGAGTTCGTCATCGGCGCAGGTACCGACCAGTATAATTCCTATTCCCAGACCGGCGGCCTGCAGATCATTACGCACACGCTGGATGCGATCTGCGAGCTCTTCCCGATGTTCCGTCGCGTCAAGATGATGCGGCAATGGGGCGGCATCGTCGACGTCACGCAGGATCGTTCGCCGATCCAGGGCGTGACGCCCGTGTCCGGGCTCTACCTCAATGCCGGCTGGGGAACGGGCGGCTTCAAGGCGACGCCCGGGTCGGCCAATCTCTTTGCCCATCTCATCGCGCGCGGGGAGCCGCATCGGCTTGCCGCGGGCCTCACGCTCGAGCGCTTCCGCACCGGGCGGCTCATCGACGAGGCGGCTGCCGCCGCCGTCGCGCACTGA
- the rpsU gene encoding 30S ribosomal protein S21 — protein MQVLVRDNNVDQALRALKKKMQREGIFREMKMRDFYEKPSQKRAREKAEAVRRVRKLARKRAQREGLLAR, from the coding sequence GTGCAGGTACTTGTCCGCGATAACAATGTCGATCAGGCGCTCCGCGCTCTTAAGAAAAAGATGCAGCGCGAAGGCATTTTCCGCGAAATGAAGATGCGTGACTTCTACGAAAAGCCGTCCCAGAAGCGTGCGCGCGAAAAGGCAGAAGCCGTCCGCCGAGTCCGCAAGCTGGCGCGCAAGCGCGCGCAGCGTGAAGGCCTCCTGGCCCGCTGA
- a CDS encoding tetratricopeptide repeat protein, whose amino-acid sequence MAFGPCRIEGSTLTLAAMTADVSGLTTGEANRRHQPKPKLAAFLVLGSALLIAGCQTDKPESMFRVERAQGSEENIASLSSVIASNPSDPEGYNVRGSAYGRAGEFRRAIADFDKAIQLNPRFYQAYANRALVQRNLGNQQAALADYNAALQINPNYDVAYIGRGNLYRQANQLDAAFNDFNRAIELDTADPRAYHNRGLIYQARNQHSQAIEDFSKAISLSPSSPEPYNGRGISYVAQGDDDNAFSDFNTAINLNGKLAESWANQALIYERRGDKAKAAKSYSHALSLDPKYEPARAGLARAKAMS is encoded by the coding sequence ATGGCTTTCGGGCCTTGTCGCATTGAGGGATCGACTTTGACACTTGCTGCCATGACTGCGGACGTCTCCGGCCTCACAACCGGGGAGGCGAACCGCCGCCACCAGCCCAAGCCGAAGCTTGCCGCCTTTCTCGTGCTCGGCTCGGCCCTGCTCATCGCAGGTTGCCAGACCGACAAACCCGAATCGATGTTCCGCGTCGAACGGGCGCAGGGCTCGGAAGAAAACATCGCGTCGCTTTCAAGCGTCATTGCCTCCAATCCGAGCGATCCCGAGGGCTACAACGTGCGCGGCTCGGCCTATGGGCGCGCGGGCGAGTTCCGCCGCGCGATCGCCGATTTCGACAAGGCGATCCAACTCAACCCGCGCTTCTATCAGGCCTATGCCAACCGGGCGCTGGTTCAGCGCAACCTGGGCAATCAGCAGGCCGCCCTCGCCGATTACAATGCGGCGCTGCAGATCAATCCGAATTACGATGTCGCCTATATCGGCCGCGGCAATCTCTACCGACAGGCCAACCAGCTCGACGCCGCCTTTAACGACTTCAACAGGGCCATCGAACTCGACACGGCAGACCCTCGCGCCTATCACAATCGCGGCCTGATCTATCAGGCGCGCAATCAGCATTCGCAGGCGATCGAGGATTTCTCCAAGGCGATTTCGCTCTCGCCGAGCTCACCCGAGCCGTATAACGGCCGTGGCATCTCCTATGTGGCGCAGGGCGACGACGACAACGCCTTCTCGGATTTCAACACGGCGATCAACCTCAACGGCAAGCTTGCCGAGTCCTGGGCAAACCAGGCGCTGATCTACGAGCGCCGCGGCGACAAGGCCAAGGCAGCGAAGTCCTACTCGCATGCCTTGTCGCTCGATCCCAAGTACGAGCCGGCACGTGCCGGTCTTGCCCGCGCCAAGGCGATGTCCTGA